In one Desulfoferula mesophila genomic region, the following are encoded:
- a CDS encoding ABC transporter ATP-binding protein, which translates to MANNGNKNKQSQQKGELVLENVNRVFRIPGAPACHALKNCSLTVPRGSLTVLVGPSGCGKSTLANIAAGYDHADSGKVLLDGKPVTGPGRERIMVFQETALWPWMTVMKNATFGPTMLGGMNKSEAEAKAMALLEKVGLREFRDKYPAQLSGGMQRRAELCRALVMDPKVMILDEPFRGLDVMTRELMQEYLLTLYRETGLTMLFITSEIEEALFLGDQILVMTNLPGTVKTTVNVDLPRPRDFSVLSTERYRQIKSEVMESLYEEGAKIFAKLDGAGDLLGSCRAGG; encoded by the coding sequence ATGGCCAACAACGGCAACAAGAACAAGCAAAGTCAGCAAAAGGGCGAGCTGGTCCTGGAGAACGTGAACCGGGTGTTCCGCATTCCCGGCGCGCCCGCCTGCCACGCCCTGAAGAACTGCTCCCTTACCGTGCCCCGGGGCAGCCTCACCGTCTTGGTGGGGCCCAGCGGCTGCGGCAAATCCACCCTGGCCAACATCGCGGCGGGCTACGACCACGCCGACAGCGGCAAGGTGCTGCTGGACGGCAAGCCGGTGACCGGCCCCGGCCGCGAGCGCATCATGGTCTTTCAGGAAACCGCCCTGTGGCCCTGGATGACGGTGATGAAAAACGCCACCTTCGGGCCCACCATGCTGGGCGGCATGAACAAGAGCGAGGCCGAGGCCAAGGCCATGGCGCTTTTGGAAAAGGTGGGCCTCCGGGAGTTCCGCGACAAGTACCCGGCCCAGCTCAGCGGCGGCATGCAGCGGCGGGCCGAGCTGTGCCGCGCGTTGGTCATGGACCCCAAGGTGATGATCCTGGACGAGCCCTTCCGCGGCCTGGACGTCATGACCCGCGAACTTATGCAGGAGTATTTGCTCACCCTGTACCGCGAAACCGGCCTGACCATGCTGTTCATCACCTCGGAGATCGAGGAGGCCCTTTTCCTGGGCGACCAAATCCTGGTGATGACCAACCTGCCGGGCACGGTGAAGACCACGGTGAACGTGGACCTGCCCCGGCCCCGGGATTTCTCGGTGCTCTCCACCGAGCGCTACCGCCAGATCAAGAGCGAGGTCATGGAGTCACTTTACGAGGAAGGGGCCAAGATATTCGCCAAGCTCGACGGCGCGGGGGACCTTCTGGGCTCTTGCCGCGCCGGCGGCTAG
- a CDS encoding ABC transporter permease — protein MARAATMSGATFGVKVRKFVVSKHFTRGALAVIGFFVLWQAGSMGLLPFMDAIPTPVTVAGAFWEFMGTGKYWQSWLDSTLRVTYGFVAAQILGIPLGLGMGWNRNFKDFTYPLFELMRPIPPLAWVPVSILFWPTNESSIAFITFIGAFFTIVVNVLGGVSAIPRQLVDAAVSFGASPRQVFWRIVLPATIPSIVTGMMVGIGITWNVVIAAEMIAGNTGLGRLTWEAYLAGHTPGIIVGMISIGVAGYVSSMAVKVIGDWLMPWKKVF, from the coding sequence ATGGCGAGAGCAGCAACCATGAGCGGCGCGACCTTTGGCGTTAAGGTGCGCAAGTTCGTAGTGAGCAAACATTTCACCCGGGGGGCCCTGGCCGTCATCGGCTTTTTTGTCCTGTGGCAGGCGGGCTCCATGGGCTTGTTGCCCTTCATGGACGCCATCCCCACGCCGGTCACCGTGGCCGGCGCCTTCTGGGAGTTCATGGGCACGGGCAAGTACTGGCAGAGTTGGCTGGACTCCACCCTCCGGGTCACCTACGGCTTTGTGGCCGCCCAGATTCTGGGCATTCCCCTAGGCCTGGGCATGGGCTGGAACCGCAACTTCAAGGATTTCACCTACCCCCTGTTCGAGCTGATGCGGCCCATACCGCCCTTGGCCTGGGTGCCGGTGTCCATCCTGTTTTGGCCCACCAATGAAAGCTCCATCGCCTTCATCACTTTCATCGGGGCCTTTTTCACCATCGTGGTCAACGTGCTGGGCGGCGTGAGCGCCATCCCCCGCCAGTTGGTTGACGCGGCGGTTTCCTTCGGCGCCTCGCCCCGCCAGGTTTTCTGGCGCATCGTGTTGCCCGCCACCATCCCCAGCATCGTCACCGGCATGATGGTGGGCATCGGCATCACCTGGAACGTGGTGATCGCCGCCGAGATGATCGCGGGCAACACCGGCCTGGGCCGCCTCACCTGGGAGGCCTATCTGGCCGGACACACCCCGGGCATCATCGTGGGCATGATCAGCATAGGCGTGGCGGGCTACGTAAGCAGCATGGCGGTCAAGGTGATCGGCGACTGGCTCATGCCCTGGAAGAAGGTCTTCTAA
- a CDS encoding ABC transporter ATP-binding protein produces MNTGETQTAPPAPVCRAADGAMSIRKAGKIYDPEGVHVEALKDCSLEIGAGEFVAIVGPSGCGKSTLLNTIAGFDGLTSGEILLDGEPLATPEKDPSPGPDRVVVFQHGALFPWKTVLENVTYGPVVQGVMSEEEANKRAQEMLSRVGLNDIETSYPGQLSSGMQRRVEIIRALINNPKVLLLDEPFRAMDTVTKSASHQYLLELYDATGKTIFFITHDLEEAIFLADKVLVMTTRPGFIKKTLQVNLPRPRQYSMLASEEFLSLKAQLVEAVHEEAVKAFEAGEREMA; encoded by the coding sequence ATGAACACGGGAGAGACTCAAACGGCGCCCCCGGCCCCGGTTTGCCGGGCCGCCGACGGGGCCATGTCCATCCGCAAGGCAGGCAAGATCTACGATCCCGAAGGGGTCCATGTGGAGGCCCTCAAGGACTGCTCCCTGGAGATCGGCGCCGGCGAGTTCGTGGCCATCGTGGGCCCCAGCGGCTGCGGCAAGTCCACCTTGCTCAACACCATCGCCGGCTTCGACGGCCTGACTTCCGGCGAGATACTTTTGGACGGCGAGCCCCTGGCCACCCCGGAAAAGGACCCCAGCCCCGGCCCCGACCGGGTGGTGGTGTTCCAGCACGGCGCCCTGTTCCCCTGGAAGACGGTGCTGGAAAACGTGACCTACGGCCCGGTGGTGCAGGGGGTCATGAGCGAGGAGGAGGCCAACAAGAGGGCCCAGGAGATGCTCTCCCGGGTGGGCCTCAACGACATCGAGACCTCCTACCCCGGGCAGCTTTCCTCGGGCATGCAGCGGCGGGTGGAGATCATCCGTGCGCTGATCAACAACCCCAAGGTTTTGCTTTTGGACGAGCCTTTCCGGGCCATGGACACGGTGACCAAGAGCGCCAGCCACCAATATCTGCTGGAGCTCTACGACGCCACCGGCAAGACCATATTCTTCATCACCCACGATCTGGAAGAGGCCATTTTCCTGGCCGACAAGGTGTTGGTGATGACCACCCGGCCTGGATTCATCAAGAAAACTCTGCAGGTGAACCTGCCCCGCCCCCGGCAGTACTCCATGCTGGCCTCCGAGGAATTCCTATCCCTCAAGGCCCAGTTGGTGGAGGCGGTGCACGAAGAAGCGGTCAAGGCCTTCGAGGCCGGCGAACGCGAAATGGCCTGA
- a CDS encoding ABC transporter permease: MNPYIVLGLLLLAVLAVGAWQQKKKARLYEISWGHQVVKTLTSRGFLLQLAGFVAFLVAWELTVKTFSLPWFNRLPGPWECLLEWLSPDPDFGISIYTQDYYTHIIYSTYRATTAFVLATVLGVPMGLLMGWSRKFYDYSFPLVELIRPIPPLAWVPLAILVLPGDEPAVIFVTFLVAFFVTALNTLLGVESIDESYFRAARCLGADKKRLLFDVVLPGAMPFIFTGLQISMGAAWFSLVAGEMIAAQYGLGFLIWDSYSLIQYPVIVIGMVTLGVIGWISSAAVRSVGRKLMAWRERELYG, translated from the coding sequence ATGAACCCATATATAGTTTTGGGACTTTTGCTGTTGGCGGTGTTGGCGGTGGGCGCCTGGCAGCAAAAGAAAAAAGCCCGCCTGTACGAGATCTCCTGGGGACACCAAGTGGTCAAGACCCTGACCAGCCGCGGCTTTCTGTTGCAATTGGCCGGTTTCGTGGCCTTCCTGGTGGCTTGGGAACTGACGGTCAAGACCTTCAGCCTGCCTTGGTTCAACCGTCTGCCCGGCCCCTGGGAGTGCCTGTTGGAGTGGCTCAGCCCCGATCCCGACTTCGGCATATCCATCTACACCCAAGATTATTACACCCACATCATCTACAGCACCTACCGGGCCACCACCGCCTTCGTGCTGGCCACCGTGCTGGGGGTGCCCATGGGCCTGTTGATGGGCTGGAGCCGCAAGTTTTACGACTATTCTTTCCCCCTGGTGGAGCTGATCCGGCCCATCCCGCCCCTGGCCTGGGTGCCCCTAGCCATCCTGGTTTTGCCGGGCGACGAGCCGGCGGTTATCTTCGTCACCTTCCTGGTGGCCTTCTTCGTAACCGCGCTGAACACCCTTTTGGGGGTGGAGTCCATCGATGAAAGCTACTTCCGGGCGGCCCGTTGCCTGGGCGCGGACAAAAAGCGCCTGCTGTTCGACGTGGTGCTGCCCGGCGCCATGCCCTTCATCTTCACCGGGCTGCAGATATCCATGGGGGCCGCCTGGTTCTCCCTGGTGGCCGGCGAGATGATCGCCGCCCAGTACGGCCTGGGCTTTTTGATCTGGGACAGCTACTCGCTCATTCAATACCCGGTCATCGTCATCGGCATGGTCACCCTGGGGGTGATCGGCTGGATCTCCAGCGCGGCGGTGCGCAGCGTGGGACGCAAGCTCATGGCCTGGCGCGAGCGGGAACTCTACGGCTAA
- a CDS encoding ABC transporter substrate-binding protein, producing the protein MMRKFSRLAKLTAVVAGLLLFSAALVGAGLTPAQAAEPVEITYGYHPYWTGGWSGVVIKQMGLWKKYLPKGSVVHFEAHLTGPPMVNALLADKMQVGTMGDMPSLVATTKKKQGDIRLVSVPMISNGQNCNLIVVRKDAPDFKSPEEAIKWMNGKLVAVHRGTCANRFLESVLKKNNIKPKRLQYMTIEVIASSFEAGKLDAAAMWEPHARKVVEQGFAKYAATGSPYNELDANFTLMRQDFIEKHPEAAKGWIKAEIEALQIMEKDPMAVAKMVMKETQGYTPKILWKALYEKHPKAVGGDDVVYVGEMIFSPQVLDLMKKGYEFLHSIKVLKSGDIPQGAINEGPVTEAMKEMGVKAPVAVIKGLPASAYTGE; encoded by the coding sequence ATGATGCGTAAATTTTCTCGTCTAGCCAAGCTGACCGCTGTGGTGGCAGGTCTGCTGCTGTTTTCGGCGGCGCTCGTCGGCGCGGGCCTGACCCCGGCCCAGGCGGCCGAGCCGGTGGAGATCACCTACGGCTACCATCCTTATTGGACCGGTGGTTGGAGCGGGGTGGTCATCAAACAAATGGGCCTGTGGAAAAAGTATCTGCCCAAGGGCAGCGTGGTGCACTTCGAGGCCCACCTGACCGGGCCGCCCATGGTTAACGCCCTGTTGGCCGACAAGATGCAAGTGGGCACCATGGGCGACATGCCCTCCCTGGTGGCCACCACCAAGAAGAAGCAGGGCGACATCCGTCTGGTGTCGGTGCCCATGATCAGCAACGGCCAGAACTGCAACCTCATCGTGGTGCGCAAGGATGCCCCGGACTTCAAGAGCCCCGAAGAGGCCATCAAGTGGATGAACGGCAAGCTGGTGGCCGTGCACCGCGGCACCTGCGCCAACCGCTTCCTGGAGTCGGTGCTAAAGAAGAACAACATCAAGCCCAAGCGCCTGCAGTACATGACCATCGAGGTCATCGCCAGCTCCTTTGAGGCCGGCAAGCTGGACGCGGCGGCCATGTGGGAGCCCCACGCCCGCAAGGTGGTGGAGCAGGGCTTCGCCAAGTACGCTGCCACCGGCTCCCCCTACAACGAACTGGACGCCAACTTCACCCTGATGCGCCAGGACTTCATCGAGAAGCACCCCGAGGCGGCCAAGGGCTGGATCAAGGCCGAGATCGAGGCCTTGCAGATCATGGAAAAGGACCCCATGGCCGTGGCCAAGATGGTCATGAAGGAGACCCAGGGTTATACCCCCAAGATTCTGTGGAAGGCCCTTTACGAGAAGCACCCCAAGGCCGTGGGCGGCGACGACGTGGTCTACGTGGGTGAGATGATCTTCTCGCCCCAGGTCCTGGATCTGATGAAGAAGGGCTATGAGTTCCTGCACAGCATCAAGGTGCTCAAGTCCGGCGACATCCCCCAGGGCGCCATCAACGAAGGCCCGGTCACCGAGGCCATGAAGGAAATGGGCGTGAAGGCTCCGGTGGCGGTCATCAAGGGCCTGCCGGCCAGCGCCTACACCGGCGAATAA
- a CDS encoding uroporphyrinogen decarboxylase family protein yields MTEKAHIPLGVGFYPDWWKANYGITFGRDYYYDPDYRVEVGLKQQKALYERFGDVGLGQADPQPKPLITFGMVMLPAIFGCEIVYEEAALPWAMPMNLSAEECDKLTKPDLTKVEPMVSVLKQIEHLKGKYGKVVGDINVTGVQNLALKIRGEELYMDYYEDPEFAHRLLTFCTECIIDLWKFVYPITGTGAVDVTPMCDPTIFCVPNCTVEQISGDTYEEFGLPYDNMLGEACHPFGIHHCGSLDPVVEHYAKVKNLVFVEAGFGTDFAAARKILGPEVAFNARISPVLMKNGSAEEVAATVKDAIDQGAPLSNYSIDTVGLTDGVPDENVRAARRTAMEFGKIS; encoded by the coding sequence TTGACAGAAAAAGCTCACATTCCCCTTGGCGTTGGGTTCTACCCCGACTGGTGGAAAGCAAACTACGGCATCACCTTTGGCCGGGACTATTACTATGATCCCGACTATCGGGTCGAGGTGGGCCTCAAGCAGCAAAAAGCCCTGTACGAGCGCTTCGGCGATGTGGGCCTGGGCCAGGCCGACCCCCAGCCCAAGCCTCTGATCACCTTCGGCATGGTAATGCTGCCGGCCATCTTCGGCTGCGAGATCGTTTATGAGGAAGCGGCCCTGCCCTGGGCCATGCCCATGAACCTCTCGGCCGAAGAGTGCGACAAGCTCACCAAGCCCGACCTCACCAAGGTCGAGCCCATGGTTTCAGTGCTAAAGCAGATAGAGCACCTCAAGGGCAAGTACGGCAAGGTGGTGGGCGACATCAACGTCACCGGCGTGCAGAACCTGGCCCTCAAGATCCGGGGCGAGGAGCTGTACATGGACTACTACGAGGACCCGGAGTTCGCCCACCGGCTGCTCACCTTCTGCACCGAGTGCATCATCGACCTGTGGAAGTTCGTCTACCCCATCACCGGCACCGGCGCAGTGGACGTGACCCCCATGTGCGACCCCACCATCTTCTGCGTGCCCAACTGCACCGTGGAGCAGATCAGCGGCGACACCTACGAGGAGTTTGGCCTGCCCTACGACAACATGCTGGGCGAGGCCTGCCATCCCTTTGGCATCCACCACTGCGGCAGCCTGGACCCGGTGGTGGAGCATTACGCCAAGGTCAAGAACCTGGTGTTCGTGGAGGCCGGCTTTGGCACCGATTTCGCGGCGGCCCGTAAGATTTTGGGGCCCGAGGTGGCCTTCAACGCCCGCATCAGCCCGGTGCTCATGAAAAACGGCAGCGCCGAGGAAGTGGCGGCCACGGTCAAGGACGCCATCGACCAGGGCGCCCCCCTGAGCAACTATTCCATAGACACCGTGGGGCTCACCGACGGGGTGCCCGACGAGAACGTGCGCGCCGCCCGCCGCACGGCCATGGAATTCGGAAAGATATCCTAG
- a CDS encoding dihydropteroate synthase, producing the protein MKTVISSPSREVIIGHDQPVVMIGERINPTGRKKLAAALEAGDMSLVQSEAQKQVAAGAQVLDVNVGVSGADEKDLMLQALQAITEVVDVPLCIDSAKPEVLAAGLEAYKGKALVNSVNGEEAKLKEVLPLVAAHKAAVVALTMDDHGIPTDVPTRLAIADKIVNEAAKLGIPLEDIVIDPLAMSVAADDAAGLAALSALAGIKGKLGVNQTIGASNVSYGLPDRKAINATFLAMAVMSGLTCPITDPTVWPVRRTLLISDLLTGKDEYAMNYITAYREQFPEED; encoded by the coding sequence ATGAAGACCGTAATCAGCAGCCCCAGCCGGGAAGTCATCATCGGCCACGACCAGCCGGTGGTGATGATCGGCGAGCGCATCAACCCCACGGGCCGCAAGAAGCTGGCCGCCGCCTTGGAAGCCGGCGACATGAGCCTGGTGCAGAGCGAGGCCCAAAAGCAGGTGGCCGCCGGAGCCCAGGTGTTGGACGTCAACGTGGGCGTGTCGGGCGCGGACGAAAAGGATCTCATGCTGCAAGCTTTGCAGGCCATCACCGAAGTGGTGGACGTGCCGCTTTGCATCGACTCGGCCAAGCCCGAGGTTTTGGCCGCTGGTCTGGAGGCCTACAAGGGCAAAGCCCTGGTCAACTCGGTGAACGGCGAGGAGGCCAAACTAAAGGAAGTGCTGCCCCTGGTGGCCGCGCACAAGGCGGCGGTGGTGGCCCTGACCATGGACGACCACGGCATCCCCACCGACGTGCCCACCCGCCTGGCCATCGCCGACAAGATCGTAAACGAGGCGGCCAAGCTGGGCATCCCCTTGGAGGACATCGTCATCGACCCCCTGGCCATGAGCGTGGCCGCCGACGACGCCGCCGGGTTGGCCGCTTTGAGCGCCCTGGCGGGCATCAAGGGGAAGCTGGGCGTCAACCAGACCATCGGAGCCAGCAACGTTTCCTATGGTCTGCCCGACCGCAAGGCCATCAACGCCACCTTCCTGGCCATGGCGGTCATGTCCGGGCTTACCTGCCCCATCACCGACCCCACCGTTTGGCCCGTCCGCCGGACCCTGTTGATCAGCGACCTTCTGACCGGCAAGGACGAGTACGCCATGAACTATATCACCGCCTACCGGGAACAATTCCCGGAAGAAGACTAG
- a CDS encoding cobalamin B12-binding domain-containing protein produces MADLQAIKEAVSKGKRKDIAGLVQTALDDGADPNTIINNYMIEAMKEVGARFEAKKIFVPEMMIAARTMQTGLDVIKPLLEAQGSQKETVGTVVIGTVFGDLHDIGKNLVVLMLESSGFEVFNIGENVPPEKFVEKAKEHGADIVGLSSLLTTGDPHLKATIEAVKASDLADKVKVVCGGAAVTRKFAVDQCGADGHATDAVDAVKTIKQLMGLN; encoded by the coding sequence GTGGCTGACTTGCAGGCAATCAAGGAAGCGGTAAGCAAGGGCAAGCGCAAGGACATCGCCGGGCTGGTGCAGACCGCCCTGGACGACGGTGCGGACCCCAACACCATCATCAACAACTACATGATCGAGGCCATGAAAGAGGTGGGCGCGCGCTTCGAGGCCAAGAAGATCTTCGTGCCCGAAATGATGATCGCCGCCCGCACCATGCAGACCGGGCTGGACGTGATCAAGCCCTTGCTGGAGGCCCAGGGCTCCCAGAAGGAGACCGTGGGCACCGTGGTCATCGGCACGGTGTTCGGCGACCTGCACGACATCGGCAAGAACCTGGTGGTGCTGATGCTGGAAAGCTCGGGCTTCGAGGTGTTCAACATCGGCGAGAACGTGCCGCCCGAGAAGTTCGTGGAAAAGGCCAAGGAGCATGGCGCCGACATCGTGGGCCTCTCCAGCCTGCTGACCACCGGCGACCCCCACTTGAAGGCCACCATCGAGGCGGTCAAGGCCAGCGATTTGGCCGACAAGGTCAAGGTGGTCTGCGGCGGCGCGGCGGTGACCCGCAAGTTCGCGGTGGACCAGTGCGGCGCCGACGGCCACGCCACCGACGCGGTGGACGCGGTCAAGACCATCAAACAGCTCATGGGCCTCAACTAG
- a CDS encoding ASKHA domain-containing protein → MPRADQERVTFQPMGRRADPQPGQSLLHLAQSAGVGIEAPCGGKGLCGKCRVRPEGAATPLTPAEKALLGSDAQEGLRLACQAALPQGGTVWVPPESRAQRQVILTSGPSGELELDPAVRAFELSVPPAQPPEPEAARERLQAALSQAAGNHLQAPPELPLGLLRALPGLLKQGGELQATLRHDREIVDLTPVGEGSPLGLAVDLGTTTVVAYLCDLNSGQLLAVSSEMNPQVPYGDDVISRMSLCAGDPQGLGRLSAAAVECVNALAMDACAQAGRDPGRILECVMVGNSAMHHIFLALEPASLAMAPYAPVVRGPVEVKARQAGLALSREAWLHWLPLKAGFVGADIVAVALAVGADQIEEPTLILDLGTNGEMVLAAGGRMLACSTAAGPALEGGHIGQGMRGAPGAVERAALERGASSAELRVIGGAKPVGFCGSGLVSLISCLLEAGVLLPGGGFDQEQGHGLVREGEHGLEFVAAPAGATGHGRDLVLTSGDVAEVQLAKAAIRAGAEVLMAEMGVERLERVLLAGAFGNYLDPAEAARIGLFPPVPVEYVQGVGNSAGVGAVMALVSREQRRRADGLAHAMGYVELSGHPLFQDLFVDSMTFPGEGD, encoded by the coding sequence ATGCCCCGCGCCGACCAAGAGCGAGTAACTTTCCAGCCCATGGGCCGCCGGGCCGACCCCCAGCCGGGCCAAAGTCTTTTGCATTTGGCCCAGAGCGCCGGAGTGGGCATCGAGGCGCCCTGCGGCGGCAAGGGCCTGTGCGGCAAGTGCCGGGTGCGCCCGGAGGGTGCGGCCACGCCCCTCACCCCGGCGGAAAAGGCCCTGCTGGGCTCTGACGCGCAAGAGGGACTGCGCCTGGCCTGCCAGGCCGCCCTGCCCCAGGGAGGCACGGTGTGGGTGCCGCCCGAGAGCCGGGCCCAGCGCCAGGTGATTCTCACCAGCGGACCAAGCGGCGAGTTGGAGCTGGACCCGGCGGTAAGGGCCTTTGAGCTGAGCGTGCCCCCGGCCCAACCGCCGGAGCCCGAGGCGGCGCGGGAACGCCTGCAGGCCGCCCTTTCCCAAGCCGCCGGTAACCACCTGCAAGCCCCGCCGGAGCTCCCGTTGGGCCTTTTGCGGGCTTTGCCCGGCCTGCTCAAGCAAGGTGGCGAGCTCCAGGCTACCCTGCGCCACGACCGGGAGATAGTGGACCTGACCCCGGTCGGCGAGGGCTCGCCCCTGGGCCTGGCCGTAGACCTGGGCACTACCACGGTGGTCGCCTACCTGTGCGACCTGAATAGCGGCCAACTGTTGGCGGTCAGTTCGGAGATGAACCCCCAGGTCCCCTACGGCGACGACGTCATCTCGCGCATGTCCCTGTGCGCCGGCGATCCCCAAGGCCTGGGCAGGCTCAGCGCGGCGGCGGTGGAATGCGTCAACGCCCTGGCCATGGACGCCTGCGCCCAGGCGGGGCGCGACCCCGGCCGCATCCTGGAATGCGTCATGGTGGGCAACTCCGCCATGCATCACATCTTCCTGGCCCTGGAGCCGGCCTCGCTGGCCATGGCCCCTTACGCCCCGGTAGTGCGCGGCCCGGTGGAGGTAAAGGCCCGCCAGGCGGGGCTGGCTCTGAGCCGGGAGGCTTGGCTGCACTGGCTGCCGCTCAAGGCCGGATTCGTGGGGGCGGACATCGTGGCCGTGGCCCTGGCCGTTGGCGCCGACCAAATCGAGGAGCCCACCCTGATCCTGGACCTGGGCACCAACGGCGAGATGGTCCTGGCCGCGGGCGGACGCATGCTGGCCTGCTCCACCGCCGCCGGACCCGCCTTGGAAGGCGGGCACATCGGACAGGGCATGCGCGGCGCGCCGGGCGCGGTGGAGCGCGCCGCCCTGGAGCGCGGGGCCTCCTCGGCCGAGCTCAGGGTGATCGGCGGCGCCAAGCCGGTGGGCTTTTGCGGCTCGGGCCTGGTCTCGCTGATCAGCTGCCTTCTGGAAGCCGGGGTCCTGCTGCCCGGCGGCGGCTTCGACCAAGAGCAAGGCCACGGCTTGGTGCGCGAGGGCGAGCACGGCCTGGAGTTCGTGGCCGCGCCCGCCGGGGCCACCGGCCACGGCCGCGACCTGGTGCTGACCAGCGGCGACGTGGCCGAGGTGCAGCTGGCCAAGGCGGCCATCCGGGCCGGGGCCGAGGTGCTCATGGCCGAGATGGGGGTGGAGCGCTTGGAGCGGGTGCTTTTGGCCGGGGCCTTCGGCAATTATCTGGACCCGGCAGAAGCGGCGCGCATCGGCCTGTTCCCGCCGGTGCCCGTGGAGTATGTTCAGGGCGTGGGCAACTCCGCCGGAGTCGGCGCGGTGATGGCCTTGGTGAGCCGCGAACAGCGCCGCCGGGCCGATGGGCTGGCCCACGCCATGGGCTACGTGGAGCTTTCGGGCCATCCCTTGTTCCAGGACCTGTTCGTGGACAGCATGACCTTTCCCGGCGAGGGTGATTGA
- a CDS encoding GTP-binding protein, which yields MRLITVGGFLGAGKTSLLQGLGRWWGEQGLRLLVLENEAGQVALDDRLLRELPLEVRLLPGGCACCDLQGALVDLLKQVQSEGRWDLVLLEPSGVASLASLRQLLERFVPELGQGLTLTVVDASRYATMTRALPKLLADHLAASSQVVLSKADLMPEDEVSRISGELRLAAPQAQVWPADLRGEGAYVLAHELAPRLTAGDFHPEMTQITAGDGPHQARSFVLDLPPTGLAARAASGLVGEMVGALNGPQANWLGHVKLWGQDQKGAQLLVSGTTARDVGVRGESPGPVQGRAWLVVISHADLPDDLYDLLRVCLASAAPGAELRPIASAPAPLSL from the coding sequence ATGCGCCTTATCACGGTGGGCGGATTTTTGGGGGCAGGCAAGACCTCCCTGTTGCAGGGCCTGGGCCGCTGGTGGGGGGAGCAGGGCCTGCGCTTGCTGGTATTGGAAAACGAGGCTGGGCAGGTGGCCCTGGACGACCGCCTGCTGCGCGAGCTTCCCCTGGAGGTGCGCCTGCTGCCCGGCGGTTGCGCTTGCTGCGATTTGCAAGGGGCTCTGGTGGACCTGCTCAAGCAGGTCCAGAGCGAAGGCCGCTGGGATTTGGTGCTTCTGGAGCCCAGCGGGGTGGCCTCCCTGGCCTCGCTACGCCAGTTGCTGGAGCGCTTTGTACCGGAGTTGGGCCAGGGCCTCACGCTGACAGTGGTGGATGCCTCCCGCTACGCCACCATGACCAGGGCCTTGCCCAAGCTGCTGGCCGATCATCTGGCCGCTTCCAGCCAAGTGGTGCTTTCCAAGGCCGATCTCATGCCCGAGGACGAGGTGAGCCGGATCAGCGGTGAACTGCGCCTGGCCGCGCCCCAGGCCCAGGTCTGGCCCGCGGACCTGCGCGGCGAAGGAGCTTATGTCCTGGCCCACGAGCTGGCTCCCCGCCTGACGGCCGGGGATTTCCATCCCGAGATGACCCAAATTACGGCGGGCGACGGCCCGCACCAGGCCCGCTCCTTTGTCTTGGATTTGCCCCCAACGGGTCTCGCCGCCCGGGCGGCCAGTGGCCTGGTGGGTGAAATGGTCGGTGCCCTGAACGGCCCGCAAGCCAACTGGCTGGGCCACGTCAAGCTGTGGGGACAGGATCAGAAGGGCGCCCAGTTGCTGGTAAGCGGCACCACCGCCCGTGACGTGGGCGTGCGGGGAGAATCCCCCGGTCCCGTGCAGGGACGCGCCTGGCTGGTGGTGATCAGCCACGCCGACCTGCCCGACGACCTTTACGACCTGCTGCGCGTTTGCTTGGCTTCGGCCGCGCCGGGCGCGGAGCTGCGGCCGATCGCCTCGGCCCCCGCCCCGCTCTCCCTGTAG